GATCCGCAACGAGACCGAGTACGACAACCCCGCGAACTCGCTGCTGCACTTCGCTGGAAAAACCCTTCTTCGACTCTTCCGGCAGAATTCTCACGAGAACGACCATCCTGCGTACGACCGAATCTTCTCAGAGGTTCACCGGGAGGTGGAGCGCTTGGAGAGTATGGGCGTCGGAAGTGGGTTGGACCGAATGGATGAGTATCGCCGGATCTCGCTCCACGATCTCCCGAAACAGCGTCGGTACTACCAGAAGGCGTTCGACGTCGCTAAGGCGGTGATGTCATCGTCGCTCGGCCAGCAACTCCGCGATGGCCCACGAGAATTGGTCGTAGACTACGTTCTGAATATGGAGTCGTTGTTCGAGCAGTACTCCCAGGTCGTCATTGAGCGTGAACTCTCGTACATCAAGTCTTACGACCATCTCGGCGAACTCGATGACGTGACACCCGTTCGGTCACCGTCGGTGAATCCGTTCGAGGGTGAGGGCCAGATCTACCACGAGCCGGACCACGCCCTGCAGGAGGGCGAGGAGACGTTGGCCGTGTTGGACTCGAAGTACTACGCGGAAGGCCACGATCCGGTGAAGGAATCACCGTCCCGGTCGCGGCTGTTCAGCTACGCCTATCTTCTCCACGCTGACCGACTCGCGTTCCTGTGTCCGCTGCTTGAACCGAAGCGTCGTCGAGTCGCCCAGACTGGGGCAGAGCTGCAGATCGTCTCACCTGAGTTAGAGTTCTCGCTGGATGGATATGGCAACGTCGTTCAGTGTTATCTGCACGACGTTCTCGTCAAGAGATCTCCCGAACTCGAAGCCTTCCGTGCTGTTGCGGAGAACCGCCTGTGCCTCGACGGCGTCGAAGAAACAGATCTGGCCGAGGCGAAATCGATGAGCGGCCCGTTCACGTTCAAGGATACACGGGATTTCTCGCTCCGCGTCCTCAAGGCTGCTGCCGACGAGCACTCGTGGGAAGTCCGCAATCGGTACGACTTAGAGCAAGACGGCGACTGGACGCGAGAACAGATTGAAACGCGTTGTGAACAGCGCTACGAGCACACCACAACGTGCGTGCCGGTGTTCTGCCGTGAGAACGGACAAGAGTGGATCGACCTCTACTTCCTCCAGAACGGATCCGGTGAGGTGGAGAAAGAAGGTCCGCTGAAACTCCTCTGAATGTTCGTTTCGTCCGACAGTCTCTTTATACCCGATTTCACACTAATCAGATAGTTGAATGAGTAACGAGATGACATCACATGATCCCCTCTCGGACGACGACGGGTTCTGGGGTCTCCTGCTTGGAAAGAAATATGATAAGATTCCGGAATCAGAAAGAACGTTTGAAAATCTCGTATCCGAATTCTATGTTGGGCGGACGAAACGTACCGACTCCCGGTTTGAGTCTACTGACGATCTCCTCGCAGAATTAGCAGATCAATCCCCCGACCTTGCCCAGCAGATTCTACTCACTATCTGGGCAGAAGAGAAATGGACTCAAAAGAGCAGTGGGAGCAATGGCTTCCAAGTGGAAACTGACCTCAATGACGAGCTTCGACGACTCGAAGAGGAGGGCCTCTTTGTCGAGGAGTTGGCTGACGGTTTCACATTGGTATGGCCGAGCAAAGAGGTCCGTGTCACCACGCGGGAAGACAATCGTGTCCGGAGTCGATTGTTCGAGCGAGCCCACCCACTGTTCGTGCGGAGAGACGATGGTGGTGAGGTAGAGGTACGAGGC
This DNA window, taken from Haloarcula ordinaria, encodes the following:
- a CDS encoding 5-methylcytosine restriction system specificity protein McrC: MSTVDEVYEYGQDTFNVPERGEIRIEGCPSSIGDQLRRASFTQKSPGVFTKSQAALDSEKEYEVVTVTVDGDENEVLHVEATDIIGVVSLTPSSKVQVDPKIDWEYIFDMLLAVYDQNRSIEYHGIPLQDFLSDDIHLDDVFVVLAINYLDGLETIHRQGYIRDLIIRRVDSLDGRGEIDVEQTLLNHARGTLEPHWIRNETEYDNPANSLLHFAGKTLLRLFRQNSHENDHPAYDRIFSEVHREVERLESMGVGSGLDRMDEYRRISLHDLPKQRRYYQKAFDVAKAVMSSSLGQQLRDGPRELVVDYVLNMESLFEQYSQVVIERELSYIKSYDHLGELDDVTPVRSPSVNPFEGEGQIYHEPDHALQEGEETLAVLDSKYYAEGHDPVKESPSRSRLFSYAYLLHADRLAFLCPLLEPKRRRVAQTGAELQIVSPELEFSLDGYGNVVQCYLHDVLVKRSPELEAFRAVAENRLCLDGVEETDLAEAKSMSGPFTFKDTRDFSLRVLKAAADEHSWEVRNRYDLEQDGDWTREQIETRCEQRYEHTTTCVPVFCRENGQEWIDLYFLQNGSGEVEKEGPLKLL